In Buchnera aphidicola (Pseudoregma panicola), the DNA window ATTGAGAAAATTATAATGTCAAATATTTTTATATTAGATAACATAGATTCCTTTACTAATAACATATCTGAACAGTTAAAAGTTTTAGGTAATAAAGTAATTATTTGTAGAAATGATGAATCTGAAATTCATATATGCAATGTAATAAAAAATTTTAAAGATAGTATAATACTATTTTCTCCAGGACCTGGTACTCCTTTAAAATCTGGATGCATGATNAATATAATAAAAAAATTTAATAGAACTAATCCTATGTTAGGAATATGTTTAGGTCATCAAGCAATAATAGAGTTTTTTGGAGGTAGTATAAAATTGTTAAAAAAATCAGTACATGGAAAATATTCTAATATAGTTCATGATAATAAATTTATGTTTAATAAAATTGCTAATCCTTTAAAAGTATCTAGATATCACTCATGGACATGTAATGAGGTTCCAAGAAACTTTATAGTAAATTCATACTATAAAGAAAAAATAATGTCTCTAAGAAGCAGAAAACATAAAATATGTAGCTTTCAGTTTCATCCTGAATCTATTCTAACTCCTTTTGGAAATAAATTAATAGAAAATACTATAAATTGGCTTTCTAAATAATTTTTTTATTTTTTAATTAAAAATATTTTTTTTAAAAATTTTTATTAAAATTTTAAAATTCTAATATATGCATGTGAGTTTATATTTTTATTATATTTTTTTTAAAAAAATTTTTATTGCACATGCATTTAATAAACATTGAGAAAATTATAATGTCAAATATTTTTATATTAGATAACATAGATTCCTTTACTAATAACATATCTGAACAGTTAAAAGTTTTAGGTAATAAAGT includes these proteins:
- a CDS encoding aminodeoxychorismate/anthranilate synthase component II — encoded protein: MSNIFILDNIDSFTNNISEQLKVLGNKVIICRNDESEIHICNVIKNFKDSIILFSPGPGTPLKSGCMXNIIKKFNRTNPMLGICLGHQAIIEFFGGSIKLLKKSVHGKYSNIVHDNKFMFNKIANPLKVSRYHSWTCNEVPRNFIVNSYYKEKIMSLRSRKHKICSFQFHPESILTPFGNKLIENTINWLSK